A single genomic interval of Nostoc commune NIES-4072 harbors:
- a CDS encoding type II toxin-antitoxin system VapC family toxin, whose protein sequence is MKYILDTHALIWFLEGNSRLSPIVKAILSDATSELILPAIALAESVWIVSRGKTSIPSVDALLKVVKNDRRVFIHPLDFDVIEKSAELTSINEMHDRQIVSTALVVESQGNQVALLTCDQNIFAANLVTIIW, encoded by the coding sequence ATGAAATATATACTTGATACCCATGCTCTAATCTGGTTTTTAGAAGGTAATTCTCGTTTAAGCCCTATTGTAAAAGCTATTCTTTCTGATGCAACCAGTGAATTAATTTTGCCTGCGATCGCTTTGGCGGAGTCGGTATGGATCGTTAGTCGTGGTAAAACTTCGATTCCTTCTGTTGATGCCTTGTTAAAGGTTGTAAAGAATGATAGACGAGTTTTTATACATCCACTGGATTTTGATGTCATTGAAAAAAGTGCAGAACTAACCTCTATCAATGAAATGCACGATCGCCAAATTGTATCAACAGCTTTAGTTGTAGAGAGTCAAGGAAATCAAGTAGCTTTATTAACTTGCGATCAAAATATTTTTGCTGCAAATTTGGTAACAATTATTTGGTAA